The following coding sequences are from one Penaeus monodon isolate SGIC_2016 chromosome 21, NSTDA_Pmon_1, whole genome shotgun sequence window:
- the LOC119586213 gene encoding uncharacterized protein LOC119586213 isoform X2 yields MLFSLTAVIYCVLLPSSLSTYINDDCIARRQRTITSPWGNFQLTVWNPPEGEASEPLLTLMADFYGTDLPDDYTRVLVFREKIEVDVTSSESRSLTFVNISRILPEGWLEFRVELSQRLQIFAPGFNHPLLDIKNQMTVEQLFIEGSNITVNCKDPFAWEVKGEAESVPLASTGWYNLTILSRSPVFPVLSLGSKDFDLGWDGNAVASRTSHGLPLPAFTKHHISVKCEASELIVECSLMEGNTDEAIDTVYLPDMIHFFTIEGNARDSFLIFVDSQHEQIQDVKTSTRKITFEYWGLISVTAILLIVISAYSIKKGKKYCSGKNKRSRSRQFTGGNFVLIEDLVNSGKTFYFVESGKRPTKLSKLGNEKGNAGN; encoded by the exons ATGTTATTCTCCCTCACTGCCGTTATTTACTGTGTTTTGCTGCCGTCTTCCCTTTCTACTTACATAAATGATG ACTGCATCGCCAGGAGGCAGCGCACGATCACGTCGCCTTGGGGTAACTTCCAGCTCACGGTTTGGAATCCTCCAGAAGGCGAGGCGTCAGAGCCTCTGCTGACTCTCATGGCTGACTTCTACGGGACGGACCTACCTGACGACTACACGCGAGTACTGGTGTTCAGGGAGAAGATTGAGGTCGACGTTACGAGTAGTGAGTCAAGATCATTGACATTTGTGAACATCAGTCGGATTCTGCCCGAAGGGTGGCTGGAATTTCGGGTAGAATTGTCCCAGAGACTCCAGATCTTCGCCCCTGGATTCAATCATCCCCTCTTGGACATCAAAAACCAAATGACAGTCGAGCAGCTGTTCATCGAAGGCAGCAACATTACAGTGAACTGCAAAGACC CCTTCGCCTGGGAGGTAAAAGGAGAAGCCGAGTCAGTCCCCTTAGCGAGCACGGGCTGGTACAACCTCACAATCCTCTCCAGGAGTCCAGTGTTCCCCGTGCTCTCCCTCGGCTCCAAGGACTTCGACCTCGGATGGGATGGGAACGCCGTGGCCAGTAGGACTTCGCATGGACTCCCGCTTCCAGCCTTCACTAAACACCACATCTCTGTGAAGTGCGAGGCATCCGAGCTAATAGTGGAGTGCTCGTTGATG GAAGGGAACACAGACGAGGCTATAGACACCGTCTATCTGCCAGACATGATCCACTTCTTCACCATAGAAGGCAACGCCAGAGATTCCTTCCTGATTTTTGTGGATTCTCAGCATGAGCAGATACAAG ATGTGAAAACCAGTACCCGGAAGATCACTTTTGAGTACTGGGGTCTCATCTCGGTCACGGCCATCTTGTTGATAGTCATTTCCGCGTATTCCATAAAGAAG GGCAAGAAGTATTGCTCGGGGAAAAACAAGAGATCGCGCTCCCGACAATTCACCGGCGGGAATTTCGTTTTGATTGAAGACCTCGTAAATTCGGGAAAGACCTTTTACTTCGTGGAGAGCGGGAAGCGACCCACGAAGCTGTCCAAGttaggaaatgaaaaaggaaatgctGGAAATTAA
- the LOC119586213 gene encoding uncharacterized protein LOC119586213 isoform X1 yields MLFSLTAVIYCVLLPSSLSTYINDDCIARRQRTITSPWGNFQLTVWNPPEGEASEPLLTLMADFYGTDLPDDYTRVLVFREKIEVDVTSSESRSLTFVNISRILPEGWLEFRVELSQRLQIFAPGFNHPLLDIKNQMTVEQLFIEGSNITVNCKDPFAWEVKGEAESVPLASTGWYNLTILSRSPVFPVLSLGSKDFDLGWDGNAVASRTSHGLPLPAFTKHHISVKCEASELIVECSLMKEGNTDEAIDTVYLPDMIHFFTIEGNARDSFLIFVDSQHEQIQDVKTSTRKITFEYWGLISVTAILLIVISAYSIKKGKKYCSGKNKRSRSRQFTGGNFVLIEDLVNSGKTFYFVESGKRPTKLSKLGNEKGNAGN; encoded by the exons ATGTTATTCTCCCTCACTGCCGTTATTTACTGTGTTTTGCTGCCGTCTTCCCTTTCTACTTACATAAATGATG ACTGCATCGCCAGGAGGCAGCGCACGATCACGTCGCCTTGGGGTAACTTCCAGCTCACGGTTTGGAATCCTCCAGAAGGCGAGGCGTCAGAGCCTCTGCTGACTCTCATGGCTGACTTCTACGGGACGGACCTACCTGACGACTACACGCGAGTACTGGTGTTCAGGGAGAAGATTGAGGTCGACGTTACGAGTAGTGAGTCAAGATCATTGACATTTGTGAACATCAGTCGGATTCTGCCCGAAGGGTGGCTGGAATTTCGGGTAGAATTGTCCCAGAGACTCCAGATCTTCGCCCCTGGATTCAATCATCCCCTCTTGGACATCAAAAACCAAATGACAGTCGAGCAGCTGTTCATCGAAGGCAGCAACATTACAGTGAACTGCAAAGACC CCTTCGCCTGGGAGGTAAAAGGAGAAGCCGAGTCAGTCCCCTTAGCGAGCACGGGCTGGTACAACCTCACAATCCTCTCCAGGAGTCCAGTGTTCCCCGTGCTCTCCCTCGGCTCCAAGGACTTCGACCTCGGATGGGATGGGAACGCCGTGGCCAGTAGGACTTCGCATGGACTCCCGCTTCCAGCCTTCACTAAACACCACATCTCTGTGAAGTGCGAGGCATCCGAGCTAATAGTGGAGTGCTCGTTGATG AAGGAAGGGAACACAGACGAGGCTATAGACACCGTCTATCTGCCAGACATGATCCACTTCTTCACCATAGAAGGCAACGCCAGAGATTCCTTCCTGATTTTTGTGGATTCTCAGCATGAGCAGATACAAG ATGTGAAAACCAGTACCCGGAAGATCACTTTTGAGTACTGGGGTCTCATCTCGGTCACGGCCATCTTGTTGATAGTCATTTCCGCGTATTCCATAAAGAAG GGCAAGAAGTATTGCTCGGGGAAAAACAAGAGATCGCGCTCCCGACAATTCACCGGCGGGAATTTCGTTTTGATTGAAGACCTCGTAAATTCGGGAAAGACCTTTTACTTCGTGGAGAGCGGGAAGCGACCCACGAAGCTGTCCAAGttaggaaatgaaaaaggaaatgctGGAAATTAA
- the LOC119586213 gene encoding uncharacterized protein LOC119586213 isoform X3, translating into MLFSLTAVIYCVLLPSSLSTYINDDCIARRQRTITSPWGNFQLTVWNPPEGEASEPLLTLMADFYGTDLPDDYTRVLVFREKIEVDVTSSESRSLTFVNISRILPEGWLEFRVELSQRLQIFAPGFNHPLLDIKNQMTVEQLFIEGSNITVNCKDPFAWEVKGEAESVPLASTGWYNLTILSRSPVFPVLSLGSKDFDLGWDGNAVASRTSHGLPLPAFTKHHISVKCEASELIVECSLMKEGNTDEAIDTVYLPDMIHFFTIEGNARDSFLIFVDSQHEQIQGQEVLLGEKQEIALPTIHRREFRFD; encoded by the exons ATGTTATTCTCCCTCACTGCCGTTATTTACTGTGTTTTGCTGCCGTCTTCCCTTTCTACTTACATAAATGATG ACTGCATCGCCAGGAGGCAGCGCACGATCACGTCGCCTTGGGGTAACTTCCAGCTCACGGTTTGGAATCCTCCAGAAGGCGAGGCGTCAGAGCCTCTGCTGACTCTCATGGCTGACTTCTACGGGACGGACCTACCTGACGACTACACGCGAGTACTGGTGTTCAGGGAGAAGATTGAGGTCGACGTTACGAGTAGTGAGTCAAGATCATTGACATTTGTGAACATCAGTCGGATTCTGCCCGAAGGGTGGCTGGAATTTCGGGTAGAATTGTCCCAGAGACTCCAGATCTTCGCCCCTGGATTCAATCATCCCCTCTTGGACATCAAAAACCAAATGACAGTCGAGCAGCTGTTCATCGAAGGCAGCAACATTACAGTGAACTGCAAAGACC CCTTCGCCTGGGAGGTAAAAGGAGAAGCCGAGTCAGTCCCCTTAGCGAGCACGGGCTGGTACAACCTCACAATCCTCTCCAGGAGTCCAGTGTTCCCCGTGCTCTCCCTCGGCTCCAAGGACTTCGACCTCGGATGGGATGGGAACGCCGTGGCCAGTAGGACTTCGCATGGACTCCCGCTTCCAGCCTTCACTAAACACCACATCTCTGTGAAGTGCGAGGCATCCGAGCTAATAGTGGAGTGCTCGTTGATG AAGGAAGGGAACACAGACGAGGCTATAGACACCGTCTATCTGCCAGACATGATCCACTTCTTCACCATAGAAGGCAACGCCAGAGATTCCTTCCTGATTTTTGTGGATTCTCAGCATGAGCAGATACAAG GGCAAGAAGTATTGCTCGGGGAAAAACAAGAGATCGCGCTCCCGACAATTCACCGGCGGGAATTTCGTTTTGATTGA
- the LOC119586214 gene encoding uncharacterized protein LOC119586214, translating into MLWLMSLGLSLVFKGGAVRVEEDCLVQDQLLIKIPNPGPASFFAYVQHNGFIFTAKLVCTVPQRLIFLNVTSRDVVWEDRFAKHKKQERTKSPTSKEGWMRFVVQAETLQLSDAEGRFWTTWQKSRKCNSFNISINGVLAKQLCGGAAKWLVTKDQCAYVHLPPASNNTLSVNFLSNQSFVPVLMSEIFTAKLVRRNGDVVLVKDETCSGCQPLDGEHNVLRFPLSASSQFTNSSSTATQMAGKASPLAVKVCSSSGGSFVVSVRQTQEDEFEPSPNLYIYVTAVAALLMLILAFAAITKSYHRNNNKLPDPPVEEEQDEGPATDCAEEPGLPTMYRYANIESLYFNPLFHPVISHQTLPYPVLFGENLAPQERDLAVDSVSCSCQTGRTWSQRSPNRTARETETLPIPGSEYGPDPVQLISAANPVDVLSNPGSRQSCVSFPVTGRRQPFQETYYDEMVPLANLRPPSNSFAIGDPSCYETLNNLYDPADPLIQPGSTPPLPLRPSPLLPSGRRSRPLPQEDQTSPPSASRESPA; encoded by the exons ATGCTGTGGCTCATGAGCTTGGGCCTCTCGCTGGTCTTCAAGGGCGGTGCAGTCCGCGTGGAAGAAG ACTGTTTGGTCCAGGATCAGCTCCTCATAAAGATACCGAATCCCGGACCGGCTTCCTTCTTCGCCTACGTCCAACACAATGGCTTTATATTCACGGCAAAACTTGTCTGTACTGTACCGCAACGACTCATCTTTCTCAATGTTACTAGTCGAGACGTCGTTTGGGAAGATCGTTTtgcaaaacacaagaaacaagaaagaacaaaGTCCCCGACATCGAAAGAGGGATGGATGAGATTTGTTGTCCAAGCGGAAACCTTACAACTTTCAGACGCCGAAGGACGTTTTTGGACCACCTGGCAGAAGTCTAGAAAGTGCAACTCCTTCAACATTTCGATTAACGGGGTGTTGGCTAAACAGCTGTGTGGCGGCGCAGCGAAGTGGCTAGTGACCAAAGACCAATGCGCTTACGTCCACCTCCCACCTGCGAGTAACAACACGTTGAGTGTTAACTTCTTGTCAAACCAATCCTTTGTTCCTGTTCTTATGAGCGAAATTTTCACGGCAAAATTGGTTCGTCGGAATGGCGATGTGGTTCTTGTGAAAGACGAGACGTGTAGCGGATGCCAACCCCTGGACGGTGAACACAATGTCCTGCGCTTCCCTTTGTCCGCAAGCAGCCAG TTCACCAATTCGTCGAGCACTGCCACACAGATGGCCGGGAAGGCGTCTCCTCTTGCGGTGAAGGTGTGTTCGTCGTCAGGAGGATCGTTCGTCGTCAGTGTGCGGCAGACACAGGAGGATGAGTTCG AACCATCGCCtaacctatatatctatgtgaCGGCAGTAGCTGCGTTGCTGATGCTCATATTAGCATTTGCAGCAATAACAAAGTCCTATCATCGCAACAATAATAAG CTTCCAGATCCGCCCGTCGAGGAGGAACAAGACGAAGGACCTGCTACAGACTGTGCTGAGGAACCTGGTCTGCCCACGATGTATCGCTATGCAAACATCGAATCACTTTACTTTAACCCATTGTTCCATCCGGTAATAAGCCACCAGACTTTGCCATACCCTGTCTTGTTTGGCGAAAATCTCGCCCCGCAAGAACGTGACCTAGCGGTAGATTCCGTCTCGTGTTCTTGCCAGACAGGACGAACATGGAGCCAGCGAAGTCCGAACAGAACGGCGAGGGAAACCGAGACGCTACCCATTCCCGGTTCAGAATACGGTCCAGATCCCGTTCAGCTAATCTCAGCTGCTAACCCGGTCGACGTCCTCTCGAATCCCGGTTCGAGGCAGAGTTGTGTGTCGTTCCCGGTCACAGGGCGGAGGCAGCCTTTCCAAGAGACCTACTACGACGAGATGGTTCCCTTGGCCAACCTCCGGCCGCCGTCGAACTCGTTTG CGATAGGTGACCCCAGCTGCTACGAGACCCTGAACAACCTCTACGACCCGGCAGACCCCCTCATTCAACCTGGCTCGACCCCCCCGCTACCGCTACGACCTTCTCCGCTCCTCCCGTCCGGCCGCCGCTCACGACCCTTGCCACAGGAGGATCAAACTTCGCCTCCTTCTGCTTCCAGAGAATCTCCTGCCTGA
- the LOC119586217 gene encoding uncharacterized protein LOC119586217 isoform X2, with translation MLWLMCLGLSLVFKGGAIRVEEDCLVQDQLLIKIPNPGPASFFAYVQHNGFIFTAKLMCTASLQLIFLNVTSRDVVWEDRLAKSKKQERTKSPTSKEGWTRFVVQAGTLQLSDAEGRFWTTRQKSRKCNSFNIRVSNGVLAKQLCGGAAKWLVTKDHCAYVHLPPASNNTLSVNFLSNQSFVPVLTSENFTAKLVRRNGEVVLVKDETCSGCQPLDGEHNVLRFPLSASSQFTNSSSNATQMAGKASPRAVTVCSSSGGSFVVNVRETQEATSDENAYIMITIAVVMILTLLPITAY, from the exons ATGCTGTGGCTCATGTGCTTGGGCCTCTCGCTGGTCTTTAAGGGCGGTGCAATCCGCGTGGAAGAAG ACTGTTTGGTCCAGGATCAGCTCCTCATAAAGATACCGAATCCCGGACCGGCTTCCTTCTTCGCCTACGTCCAACACAATGGCTTTATATTCACGGCAAAACTAATGTGTACTGCATCGCTACAACTCATCTTTCTCAATGTTACTAGTCGAGACGTCGTTTGGGAAGATCGTTTAGCAAAAtccaagaaacaagaaagaacaaaGTCCCCGACATCGAAAGAGGGATGGACGAGATTTGTTGTCCAAGCCGGCACATTACAACTTTCAGACGCCGAAGGACGTTTTTGGACCACCAGGCAGAAGTCTAGAAAGTGCAACTCCTTCAACATTAGGGTTAGCAACGGGGTGTTGGCTAAACAGCTGTGTGGCGGCGCAGCGAAGTGGCTAGTGACCAAAGACCATTGCGCTTACGTCCACCTCCCACCTGCGAGTAACAACACGCTGAGTGTTAACTTCTTGTCAAACCAATCCTTTGTTCCTGTTCTAACGAGCGAAAATTTCACGGCAAAATTGGTTCGTCGGAATGGCGAGGTGGTTCTTGTGAAAGACGAGACGTGTAGCGGATGCCAACCCCTGGACGGTGAACACAATGTCCTGCGCTTCCCTTTGTCCGCAAGCAGCCAG TTTACCAATTCGTCGAGCAATGCCACACAGATGGCCGGAAAGGCGTCTCCTCGTGCGGTGACGGTGTGTTCGTCGTCAGGAGGATCGTTCGTCGTCAATGTGCGGGAGACACAGGAGG CGACTTCCGATGAAAATGCTTACATCATGATTACGATAGCTGTGGTGATGATACTGACACTTCTACCTATAACTGCGTATTGA
- the LOC119586217 gene encoding uncharacterized protein LOC119586217 isoform X1: MLWLMCLGLSLVFKGGAIRVEEDCLVQDQLLIKIPNPGPASFFAYVQHNGFIFTAKLMCTASLQLIFLNVTSRDVVWEDRLAKSKKQERTKSPTSKEGWTRFVVQAGTLQLSDAEGRFWTTRQKSRKCNSFNIRVSNGVLAKQLCGGAAKWLVTKDHCAYVHLPPASNNTLSVNFLSNQSFVPVLTSENFTAKLVRRNGEVVLVKDETCSGCQPLDGEHNVLRFPLSASSQFTNSSSNATQMAGKASPRAVTVCSSSGGSFVVNVRETQEEPATSDENAYIMITIAVVMILTLLPITAY; the protein is encoded by the exons ATGCTGTGGCTCATGTGCTTGGGCCTCTCGCTGGTCTTTAAGGGCGGTGCAATCCGCGTGGAAGAAG ACTGTTTGGTCCAGGATCAGCTCCTCATAAAGATACCGAATCCCGGACCGGCTTCCTTCTTCGCCTACGTCCAACACAATGGCTTTATATTCACGGCAAAACTAATGTGTACTGCATCGCTACAACTCATCTTTCTCAATGTTACTAGTCGAGACGTCGTTTGGGAAGATCGTTTAGCAAAAtccaagaaacaagaaagaacaaaGTCCCCGACATCGAAAGAGGGATGGACGAGATTTGTTGTCCAAGCCGGCACATTACAACTTTCAGACGCCGAAGGACGTTTTTGGACCACCAGGCAGAAGTCTAGAAAGTGCAACTCCTTCAACATTAGGGTTAGCAACGGGGTGTTGGCTAAACAGCTGTGTGGCGGCGCAGCGAAGTGGCTAGTGACCAAAGACCATTGCGCTTACGTCCACCTCCCACCTGCGAGTAACAACACGCTGAGTGTTAACTTCTTGTCAAACCAATCCTTTGTTCCTGTTCTAACGAGCGAAAATTTCACGGCAAAATTGGTTCGTCGGAATGGCGAGGTGGTTCTTGTGAAAGACGAGACGTGTAGCGGATGCCAACCCCTGGACGGTGAACACAATGTCCTGCGCTTCCCTTTGTCCGCAAGCAGCCAG TTTACCAATTCGTCGAGCAATGCCACACAGATGGCCGGAAAGGCGTCTCCTCGTGCGGTGACGGTGTGTTCGTCGTCAGGAGGATCGTTCGTCGTCAATGTGCGGGAGACACAGGAGG AACCAGCGACTTCCGATGAAAATGCTTACATCATGATTACGATAGCTGTGGTGATGATACTGACACTTCTACCTATAACTGCGTATTGA